A window of Candidatus Dojkabacteria bacterium contains these coding sequences:
- a CDS encoding glycosyltransferase family 2 protein gives MRSADFDKPIDEAIDKTKQELDELALLEKGKATIEDTKPKDRNSGYPTHVPRWFTRTVEIVPGIFTWLMILLPFITALMGYPQVIIIYVSFLTIYWSYRGVKFLVSLFMGYSRYKHDMAFDFAGEMVKVAKESGQELPYYVYICPVVNEGMDVLEPTFEAFAKQDIDPKRISVVFALEERFEAVSKPNAEKIIEKFGSNFRESMISVHPNDIEGEVLGVKGANINWATRNFVKIVKARGEDIADYLLITADSDMRPHPKYLSAITWKYLTDDKPLRRFYSTAIHTFNNNVWRVPPINRVFSISLTMALFHDWVVRGKKRETFSSYVVNLQTVHDVGYWDPQIGIDDTTFYWNALIRFAGDFSGKEVYIPTYNDAVENQTFWKSHKSLYKQQHRWGWGIIVFPMTFAGLYKNKDVPFMTKMRMIFRVTENQLLFLTVVYTITLSLPILQIFSIEYQYSAASYNLARMMRYILTVLMFFNIPIFMIRQKITPSPSNWPLWRKILDFFEVVLVSINMLTIGFIPKIHAQTEMLLNRFNKKYYATEKVAIKK, from the coding sequence ATGAGGAGCGCTGACTTCGACAAACCAATAGACGAGGCTATCGACAAGACCAAGCAGGAGCTGGATGAGCTAGCTCTACTTGAAAAAGGTAAGGCTACAATTGAAGACACCAAACCAAAGGACAGGAACAGCGGCTATCCTACACATGTGCCACGCTGGTTTACTAGGACAGTTGAAATTGTGCCCGGAATATTCACATGGCTTATGATCCTACTGCCGTTTATAACGGCACTAATGGGTTACCCGCAGGTCATTATTATATATGTATCGTTTTTAACGATTTACTGGTCATATCGAGGTGTGAAATTTCTGGTCAGTCTTTTTATGGGATATAGCAGGTATAAGCACGATATGGCGTTTGATTTTGCTGGAGAGATGGTGAAGGTGGCTAAAGAGTCGGGTCAAGAACTACCCTACTATGTCTATATCTGCCCAGTTGTAAATGAAGGAATGGACGTCCTCGAACCCACGTTTGAGGCATTTGCCAAACAGGATATAGATCCCAAAAGAATCTCAGTTGTATTTGCTCTTGAGGAAAGATTCGAAGCTGTAAGTAAACCGAATGCGGAGAAAATTATCGAGAAGTTTGGAAGCAATTTTAGGGAATCAATGATTTCGGTACATCCAAATGATATCGAGGGCGAAGTGCTGGGAGTTAAAGGTGCAAATATTAACTGGGCGACAAGGAATTTCGTCAAAATCGTGAAAGCTCGAGGAGAGGATATTGCAGATTACCTTTTGATCACAGCTGATAGCGACATGAGACCACATCCAAAATATCTCTCAGCAATCACCTGGAAATACCTAACAGACGACAAACCGCTCCGACGCTTCTACTCTACCGCGATTCACACATTCAATAATAATGTATGGCGAGTTCCGCCAATCAATCGTGTATTCTCAATTTCATTAACCATGGCCCTATTCCATGACTGGGTTGTCCGCGGAAAGAAGCGTGAGACCTTCTCATCATATGTTGTGAACCTGCAAACAGTGCACGACGTCGGCTATTGGGATCCGCAGATCGGAATCGACGACACTACATTCTACTGGAATGCCTTGATACGCTTCGCTGGTGACTTCAGCGGAAAAGAGGTCTACATCCCTACATATAATGATGCTGTCGAGAACCAGACCTTCTGGAAAAGCCACAAATCTCTGTATAAACAGCAGCACCGTTGGGGCTGGGGAATTATCGTCTTCCCAATGACTTTTGCGGGGCTTTACAAGAATAAGGATGTGCCATTTATGACAAAGATGCGGATGATCTTCCGAGTAACTGAGAATCAGCTACTCTTTCTAACCGTTGTATATACCATCACCCTCTCATTACCTATTTTGCAGATCTTCAGTATTGAGTATCAGTACAGCGCCGCCTCATACAATCTCGCACGAATGATGCGCTACATTCTTACTGTTTTGATGTTCTTCAATATCCCTATCTTCATGATTAGGCAGAAAATCACCCCTTCCCCTTCTAATTGGCCGCTGTGGAGGAAAATCTTGGATTTCTTTGAGGTTGTATTGGTAAGTATCAACATGCTTACAATCGGCTTTATCCCGAAAATTCATGCTCAAACTGAGATGTTGCTCAACAGGTTCAATAAGAAGTATTACGCGACAGAGAAAGTTGCAATCAAAAAGTAG
- a CDS encoding GIY-YIG nuclease family protein, whose translation MLKSIKPRRYPFYIGVTSNLLLRLNQHNSLLNRGYTKKHRWELVYVEGYMIMLAAYDREKKLKQHGNVWYAAMKRVK comes from the coding sequence GTGCTCAAATCAATTAAACCAAGGCGGTATCCATTTTACATTGGTGTAACATCTAATCTTCTACTACGCCTCAATCAGCACAATTCATTATTAAACAGAGGCTACACCAAGAAACATAGGTGGGAGCTTGTATATGTGGAGGGTTACATGATAATGCTTGCCGCGTACGACCGCGAGAAGAAACTGAAGCAACATGGGAATGTCTGGTATGCCGCGATGAAAAGAGTTAAGTAG
- a CDS encoding cell division FtsA domain-containing protein, translated as MFKLPFLGQKDEKIQITPDTHLVAIDIGTEALKTILFTIDQFGVHVKKVARINQQQNAVSKGVIQNLNTVMENCNLAINQLTNELPEEQLPKHSVMGIAGEYVQGVSIIVNYEREEKYDFEVTEKEEARIISKVHQQISEEGKEDLARRTGLMREDIEILHITVTGMEIGGMNVESLQGFRGKSVRLYFYASFAPKTYIEALKSVANGLNMSLMGIVAQPFAVARAYAGARNKDFSAIFVDIGGGTTDVAVVKNGNVLDTQMFGFGGRVFTKELAAAMNLDYRHAEMRKIKYSNNELDDKIKNEVKKHMRETTSVWIKGLKAAIESIEDVEVMPTQIYLCGGGALLPDIKNSMLEYPWTQLLPFPTVPKINIFLPERLYEITDESGELKNAFDVTPAALARFAYDKITKPENYYFSTINDSK; from the coding sequence ATGTTCAAGCTGCCTTTCCTTGGCCAGAAAGATGAGAAAATCCAGATAACGCCTGATACACATCTTGTTGCGATTGATATCGGGACAGAAGCGCTTAAAACGATACTTTTCACGATCGATCAGTTCGGCGTCCACGTTAAAAAAGTGGCGCGCATCAACCAGCAGCAAAACGCAGTCAGCAAAGGTGTAATCCAAAACCTAAACACGGTAATGGAGAATTGCAACCTTGCCATAAACCAACTCACTAACGAGTTACCCGAAGAACAATTGCCAAAGCACTCAGTAATGGGCATCGCAGGCGAGTATGTTCAAGGCGTTTCAATCATTGTGAACTATGAACGGGAAGAAAAGTATGACTTCGAAGTTACGGAGAAAGAAGAGGCACGCATAATTAGCAAAGTACACCAGCAAATATCCGAAGAGGGCAAAGAAGATCTGGCACGCCGCACAGGCCTAATGCGTGAAGATATTGAGATTCTACATATAACCGTGACCGGCATGGAAATCGGTGGGATGAATGTAGAATCACTCCAGGGATTCCGTGGGAAAAGTGTCAGGCTTTACTTCTATGCCTCTTTCGCACCAAAGACATATATCGAAGCGTTGAAATCGGTGGCTAATGGGTTAAACATGTCACTAATGGGGATCGTTGCACAGCCGTTTGCTGTTGCGCGCGCCTATGCAGGCGCGCGCAACAAAGACTTCTCAGCAATCTTTGTCGATATCGGCGGTGGCACAACCGATGTCGCAGTCGTTAAAAATGGAAATGTCCTAGACACCCAAATGTTTGGATTTGGTGGGCGTGTATTTACTAAAGAGCTTGCCGCAGCCATGAACCTCGATTATAGGCATGCAGAGATGCGCAAGATTAAATATTCAAATAATGAGCTAGACGACAAGATTAAAAACGAGGTTAAAAAGCATATGAGAGAGACAACCTCAGTGTGGATCAAAGGATTGAAGGCTGCAATCGAGAGCATCGAGGATGTAGAGGTGATGCCGACCCAGATCTATCTCTGTGGTGGTGGCGCACTTTTACCAGATATTAAGAATAGTATGCTAGAGTATCCGTGGACTCAGCTGCTACCCTTCCCGACAGTACCGAAGATCAATATCTTCCTCCCTGAGAGACTTTATGAGATTACAGATGAGTCTGGCGAGCTGAAAAATGCATTTGATGTTACACCAGCCGCACTTGCTCGTTTTGCATATGATAAGATAACAAAGCCCGAAAACTACTACTTCAGCACAATTAATGATTCCAAGTGA
- a CDS encoding baseplate J/gp47 family protein, whose protein sequence is MNLNSNVKKIVIKPDHELTDVIRQVKNAKEDRIVLTFTEKSDMLVSPINMKVLLEEADANSKLLVTQIIQNPAGIRNSKAAGIITTDSSGAVDEDMWSKAEETFSNRVAAFQSQLKSNRTTHQDTDTHADPEADIIVDLTDTVKNPVTEIEFEDQNPELTHVEELTTESSPDEMSDLQVDDMSHKAEEVAGEENTPDMQSQTNQPETAFSKRVNSAIKRSQEELIRKSSSKKVVSESGVAIALDSDIDDQSAGSANSMVGKDFNAMTPGGMAKAPSKIPAMSGAQMFKAPGGKATSGAKFNFANLKLPKINMAALKKKGPIVAIPIALVALFIVYIVYANAPFASAKIYIESRPVEVEESFTGKPDVTEFNVEDRMVQIKQEVVEKGRSDSRETTQTARRGEKADGIANVRCYLNGSLELAEGTVITAPNGLQFQTLATVTMICPWQETVAVEALAVGSEYNMQSGTLFSVPNYNVNQVVMQNDLSAFTGGSSEEYQVVGQVDIDNASKDLQESAFEEANSELQEMAKDGWKIIDSTIKNEVVGGVKSDYPVGAEAEIVNVSLETKSTALYYKEDEIKDVGEELLLEAAREQNLFDSDEDLELKLGDDILTEVSVEKVEDTTVTIKVKSSGSVKPDVDKNQIIADLKGMGWENGTKYLEDLNFTSKDPQYEFSPTWFPGFLWRFPSKQGRIKLVVEEVERPAEENTSEATEE, encoded by the coding sequence ATGAACCTGAATTCGAATGTTAAAAAAATTGTAATAAAGCCCGATCACGAGCTTACGGATGTGATTCGCCAAGTCAAGAATGCGAAGGAGGATCGCATTGTCCTCACATTCACAGAGAAATCTGACATGCTTGTTAGCCCTATCAATATGAAGGTGCTTCTCGAAGAGGCCGATGCAAATAGCAAGCTACTTGTAACCCAGATCATCCAAAACCCGGCCGGTATCCGCAACTCGAAAGCGGCGGGAATTATCACAACCGACAGCTCTGGTGCAGTTGACGAGGATATGTGGAGTAAAGCAGAAGAGACCTTCTCAAATCGTGTCGCAGCATTTCAGAGTCAGCTTAAGTCAAACCGTACAACCCATCAGGACACAGATACACATGCTGATCCTGAAGCAGATATTATTGTAGACCTCACCGACACAGTCAAAAATCCTGTCACCGAGATTGAATTTGAAGATCAGAACCCTGAGCTGACCCATGTTGAGGAGCTAACCACTGAATCGTCTCCAGATGAGATGAGCGATCTACAGGTAGATGATATGAGCCATAAAGCTGAAGAGGTTGCAGGTGAGGAGAATACACCGGACATGCAAAGCCAGACAAATCAGCCCGAGACAGCATTTAGCAAGCGAGTAAACAGCGCGATTAAACGCTCACAGGAAGAGCTAATCCGCAAGAGCAGCAGCAAGAAGGTTGTAAGCGAAAGCGGAGTTGCGATCGCACTCGACAGCGACATTGACGATCAATCAGCTGGTAGTGCAAATTCTATGGTCGGTAAAGATTTCAATGCAATGACGCCGGGTGGGATGGCAAAGGCACCATCAAAGATCCCTGCAATGTCTGGCGCACAGATGTTTAAAGCACCTGGTGGCAAAGCTACATCTGGAGCCAAGTTCAATTTCGCAAATTTGAAGCTACCAAAGATAAATATGGCCGCCCTAAAGAAGAAAGGTCCTATTGTTGCGATCCCCATTGCTTTAGTTGCCCTATTCATCGTCTACATCGTGTATGCAAACGCTCCTTTTGCTTCTGCCAAGATCTATATTGAGAGTCGTCCAGTCGAGGTCGAGGAATCATTCACCGGTAAGCCAGATGTCACAGAATTTAATGTCGAAGATAGAATGGTCCAGATCAAGCAGGAAGTGGTAGAAAAGGGTCGCTCCGACTCTCGTGAGACCACCCAGACAGCACGTCGTGGTGAGAAGGCCGATGGTATAGCAAATGTGAGATGCTATCTAAATGGATCTCTAGAGCTAGCCGAGGGTACAGTGATAACTGCGCCAAACGGTCTCCAGTTCCAGACCTTAGCCACAGTGACTATGATCTGCCCATGGCAGGAAACTGTCGCAGTCGAAGCACTGGCTGTTGGAAGCGAATACAACATGCAATCGGGTACACTGTTCTCGGTACCAAACTACAATGTAAACCAGGTGGTTATGCAAAATGATCTTTCGGCATTTACAGGTGGCTCAAGCGAGGAGTACCAGGTGGTTGGACAGGTCGACATCGACAACGCCAGCAAAGATCTACAGGAATCAGCCTTCGAAGAGGCTAATAGTGAGCTTCAAGAGATGGCAAAAGATGGCTGGAAAATTATTGATTCAACGATCAAGAACGAGGTTGTTGGTGGTGTGAAAAGCGATTACCCTGTCGGTGCAGAGGCGGAAATAGTTAATGTGTCTTTGGAGACTAAATCAACCGCGCTTTATTATAAGGAGGATGAGATAAAAGATGTGGGTGAAGAGCTTCTACTCGAGGCTGCTCGTGAGCAGAATCTGTTCGATTCAGATGAAGATCTTGAGCTGAAGCTTGGTGATGATATTTTAACTGAGGTAAGTGTGGAAAAAGTCGAGGACACGACAGTGACAATAAAAGTGAAATCTTCCGGCTCAGTTAAGCCCGACGTCGACAAGAATCAGATCATTGCTGACCTAAAGGGCATGGGCTGGGAAAATGGTACAAAGTATCTTGAAGATCTTAACTTCACATCTAAGGACCCTCAATATGAGTTCTCCCCTACCTGGTTCCCAGGATTCTTGTGGAGATTCCCATCAAAGCAGGGCCGGATCAAGCTCGTAGTCGAAGAAGTTGAGAGACCTGCCGAGGAGAATACGAGTGAGGCGACTGAGGAGTAA
- a CDS encoding SMI1/KNR4 family protein: MINEKYLKKFNGNPGVDKKLLLDLNLPDNTPSDYLSFLQLHNGGEGFIGEEYLILYKVEDLKQMNANYEVEKFTPGIFLIGSNGGGEAIAFDLRENQSKVILIPFMFEYDAIIELGKNMEEFFQKVYEKGYFG; this comes from the coding sequence ATGATCAACGAGAAATATCTTAAAAAATTTAATGGCAACCCAGGAGTCGATAAAAAACTCCTATTAGATCTAAACTTGCCGGATAATACACCCTCTGATTATTTATCATTTCTACAGCTACATAATGGTGGGGAAGGATTTATTGGTGAGGAATATTTAATACTGTACAAAGTCGAAGATCTAAAGCAAATGAATGCCAATTATGAGGTAGAAAAGTTTACTCCTGGAATCTTTTTAATAGGATCAAATGGTGGAGGTGAAGCTATAGCCTTCGATCTAAGAGAAAATCAATCGAAAGTTATTCTTATTCCATTTATGTTCGAATACGACGCAATTATTGAACTAGGTAAAAATATGGAGGAATTTTTTCAAAAGGTATATGAAAAGGGTTATTTCGGGTAA
- a CDS encoding SHOCT domain-containing protein produces the protein MGRLLRAAVTAQAVSSARTNRAIRKNIEGSNQAQQQAQAAPQDPQMQQAPMPAADAPVADAPAVDYAAELQKLADLRDKGILTEEEFTQKKQEILAKM, from the coding sequence ATGGGTAGATTATTAAGAGCAGCAGTTACTGCACAGGCGGTTAGCAGTGCACGAACAAACCGAGCAATCCGCAAGAATATCGAGGGAAGTAACCAGGCGCAGCAGCAGGCACAGGCTGCACCACAAGATCCGCAGATGCAGCAAGCACCAATGCCAGCAGCAGACGCTCCAGTGGCAGATGCTCCTGCAGTTGATTATGCAGCAGAGCTTCAGAAATTAGCAGATCTTAGAGATAAAGGAATCCTCACAGAGGAAGAATTTACACAGAAGAAGCAAGAAATTCTTGCGAAGATGTAG
- a CDS encoding phage holin family protein has product MKGILLKEYKPARMLYKLFFELIAIPIVALFLPGVSIDSYLQLAILITLTSAVFALIWPIIAKYLLTILLYSAGILNLLLNTLIIWLLAQLFPGVQIETLWSAFMVSILIMGFRMLADAILNIDEEGSFYRLYTKRVAYKNSPIKEQLESSKELDDGTIFIEIDGLSADVLKFAVRNGYMPTLQQLMMEQGYKIREWVCEYGASTPVCQAGILQGKNKNLPAFRWFDRSEQKVKTGNNPQHSAEVLKEISNGKGLLADHGISIGNIFTGDAEESVATFSTLLNKKDRGLNYFYYYFLNPDNYLRSFVLFWIDVLSEIKDQLYLQAYNIQPRIRKQWTMPFIRGFLSIFMRDMLTSVLIGKMYEGIKNVYIVYAGYDFIAHENGLERGEAIKALTQTDRKISNIMKAAQTTPRKYRFVFLSDHGQSQGASFKQRYGYSIDKYISEIVGHSAGIEALELSEPEAVDQLSLILTEQSYESGKIHKAIGKLFRQKTRPLPSNKKVKKVLSDGSSSRADINKIVCLFSGNQAELYFKGNKKRVTVEEINEKYPKLINLLSSHPGVGFISVVSEKDGPLVIGKKGTRYLDSDKLKGQDPLLNFDKYAVDQLKQVNTYDTAADIIINSTLYRNTDEVAAFEEFISSHGGIGGGQTKPFIMFPKQFEYPAQPVYRSTELHKVMKSWLA; this is encoded by the coding sequence ATGAAAGGAATTCTTCTCAAGGAGTACAAACCCGCCCGAATGCTGTATAAGCTGTTTTTCGAGTTGATAGCAATCCCTATTGTTGCGCTGTTTCTTCCCGGTGTGTCAATTGATAGCTATCTGCAGCTAGCCATTCTTATCACATTAACTTCTGCTGTCTTTGCACTGATTTGGCCAATCATTGCGAAGTATCTTTTAACAATCCTTCTCTACTCCGCTGGCATCTTAAACCTCCTACTTAATACATTAATCATCTGGCTACTCGCCCAGTTATTCCCTGGCGTTCAAATTGAGACACTATGGAGTGCCTTTATGGTGAGTATCTTAATAATGGGTTTTCGTATGTTGGCCGACGCTATTTTAAATATAGATGAAGAGGGCTCGTTTTACCGTCTATACACCAAGCGTGTCGCCTATAAGAATAGCCCTATAAAAGAACAGCTTGAGTCGTCAAAAGAATTAGATGATGGGACAATTTTTATAGAGATCGACGGATTGTCCGCCGATGTCCTTAAATTTGCTGTCAGAAATGGCTATATGCCAACTTTACAACAGCTGATGATGGAACAGGGCTATAAGATTCGTGAATGGGTCTGCGAGTACGGTGCATCCACACCGGTATGCCAGGCAGGAATACTCCAAGGAAAGAATAAAAATCTACCAGCATTCAGGTGGTTCGACCGATCCGAGCAGAAAGTGAAGACAGGAAACAATCCTCAGCACTCTGCAGAGGTATTAAAAGAGATATCGAATGGTAAAGGGCTGTTAGCTGATCATGGAATTAGCATCGGTAATATTTTTACAGGTGACGCAGAAGAGAGTGTTGCAACATTTAGTACGCTTCTAAATAAGAAAGATCGAGGTCTAAATTATTTTTACTACTATTTCCTAAATCCTGATAACTACTTAAGGTCGTTTGTACTTTTCTGGATTGATGTTCTCTCGGAGATTAAAGATCAGCTATATCTTCAGGCTTATAACATTCAACCTCGAATCAGAAAACAGTGGACTATGCCATTCATACGAGGTTTTCTCTCTATCTTTATGAGGGATATGCTTACCAGCGTGCTTATTGGGAAGATGTATGAAGGGATTAAAAATGTATATATCGTTTATGCTGGGTACGATTTTATTGCCCATGAAAACGGGTTGGAGAGAGGTGAGGCGATTAAGGCCTTGACGCAGACCGATAGAAAGATCAGCAATATAATGAAAGCGGCACAAACGACCCCTAGAAAATATCGGTTTGTGTTTCTGTCGGATCATGGGCAAAGCCAGGGAGCAAGCTTTAAGCAGCGCTACGGCTACTCTATTGATAAGTATATTTCTGAGATTGTTGGTCATTCGGCAGGAATCGAGGCATTGGAGCTTTCAGAGCCTGAAGCTGTTGATCAGCTAAGCCTCATATTGACTGAACAGTCCTATGAAAGCGGTAAGATTCACAAGGCAATTGGGAAGCTTTTCAGGCAAAAAACAAGGCCACTACCATCAAATAAGAAAGTGAAAAAGGTGTTGAGTGATGGGTCAAGTAGCCGTGCTGACATAAATAAGATCGTATGCCTCTTCTCGGGCAACCAAGCCGAGCTCTACTTTAAAGGCAATAAAAAGCGAGTAACAGTAGAGGAGATTAATGAAAAATATCCTAAGCTTATAAACTTGCTGAGCAGCCACCCAGGCGTCGGTTTTATATCGGTAGTCAGCGAGAAAGATGGCCCGCTAGTGATTGGCAAAAAAGGTACAAGATACCTAGATTCCGACAAGCTTAAAGGCCAAGATCCACTCCTAAACTTTGATAAATATGCTGTTGACCAGCTTAAGCAGGTAAATACTTACGATACAGCTGCGGACATTATTATTAACAGCACACTTTACAGAAACACCGATGAAGTAGCAGCGTTTGAAGAGTTTATTAGCAGCCATGGTGGCATAGGTGGTGGTCAGACAAAGCCGTTCATCATGTTTCCAAAGCAGTTTGAGTACCCAGCCCAGCCAGTTTACAGGTCAACTGAGCTTCACAAAGTTATGAAATCCTGGCTCGCTTAA
- a CDS encoding O-antigen ligase family protein, protein MKESYERAAIVAFSLIGWAYIVWKGKSYAFAGLITLFLALPFNITYQLPQGIFEYDPYANLIISNYLIPTLSILDIFLLLALIGVLVDFGRSLSRWSVFLVVISLGYLLVHYLLHPEWITFISGVRYLVAVNLIGLALFDKDEIFMKFKKVNEYFIKYLFVWLGLLILLFEVGLGLAQINRGADMGLSFLGESNLMTGIMGVSFWSYSGQDFLRAYGTFPHPNIFAGYLLLAAYLFGQSSFRPFKRADISLIFNVAVYSIIALGIAITLSRSAALAFAVFAFLMLMKFTLEKVNEKKVNLAVIGIPVFMQRLSPSNIQDESFEDRLKLSQAAISGIKENWLVGTGIGRSVEIYEKIKLQTTGGFTLNQPVHNIFLLLILENGLFAGVATILFMIAFWGYSLLRSKDFYYTVSIISSILIIGLLDHYLLTLPQGITIFLFMNLSLVYLTISRKS, encoded by the coding sequence ATGAAGGAGAGTTATGAGCGAGCAGCCATTGTCGCATTTTCACTTATAGGATGGGCATATATTGTATGGAAGGGAAAAAGCTATGCTTTTGCTGGCCTGATAACTCTATTCTTGGCTCTACCCTTCAATATCACCTATCAGCTACCTCAAGGGATTTTCGAATACGACCCATATGCAAATTTAATAATTAGTAACTACCTTATTCCGACTTTATCAATTCTAGATATTTTTCTTTTGCTTGCACTTATAGGTGTTCTCGTGGATTTTGGACGCAGTTTATCCCGTTGGAGTGTTTTTTTAGTGGTTATATCGCTTGGATACCTACTGGTGCACTACCTTCTACACCCAGAATGGATAACCTTTATTTCTGGAGTACGCTATTTAGTGGCTGTCAATCTTATCGGACTTGCTCTGTTTGATAAAGATGAAATATTCATGAAGTTTAAAAAAGTTAATGAATATTTCATTAAATATCTGTTCGTTTGGCTTGGACTTCTGATTTTGCTGTTCGAGGTTGGACTTGGGCTGGCACAGATAAATAGAGGGGCAGATATGGGATTAAGCTTTCTTGGAGAATCAAATTTAATGACTGGAATAATGGGTGTGAGCTTCTGGAGCTATAGCGGGCAAGATTTTCTTAGAGCTTATGGCACTTTCCCTCATCCTAATATTTTTGCTGGTTATTTACTGCTTGCAGCCTATCTGTTTGGGCAGAGCAGTTTTAGGCCGTTTAAACGTGCTGATATTTCATTAATATTTAATGTGGCTGTTTACTCTATAATCGCACTCGGAATAGCTATCACATTATCACGTTCAGCAGCTTTAGCATTTGCCGTTTTTGCATTTCTAATGTTAATGAAATTTACATTAGAGAAAGTTAATGAAAAGAAAGTTAACCTTGCTGTAATAGGAATTCCTGTGTTTATGCAACGACTCTCGCCATCGAATATACAAGACGAGAGCTTTGAAGATCGGTTGAAGCTTTCTCAAGCAGCAATTTCGGGCATTAAAGAGAATTGGCTTGTAGGCACAGGAATTGGAAGATCGGTTGAAATTTACGAGAAGATTAAGCTTCAAACGACTGGTGGATTTACATTAAACCAACCTGTTCACAACATCTTCTTGCTCTTGATCTTAGAGAATGGATTGTTCGCCGGGGTCGCTACGATCCTTTTCATGATCGCCTTTTGGGGGTACAGTCTGTTGAGGAGTAAAGACTTCTACTACACAGTATCGATTATTTCATCAATATTAATAATCGGTCTTCTAGATCATTATCTTTTAACCCTACCTCAGGGCATAACAATATTTCTTTTCATGAATCTTTCGCTTGTTTACCTAACTATAAGTAGGAAATCTTAA
- a CDS encoding KH domain-containing protein, whose protein sequence is MNEQELLNKAQQIVGDLSSMMNIDAKITYAIEASDDGDAKVIKVEFEGDDLGYMIGQHGRHLKALQYIVSLLINRELADGGDSTVYVNVDVGGYRRSRFDKIERIALQKAEDARILGDYVDMEPLPPAERRVVHMILSQFPDIRTESQGEAPDRFVRIIPVIEGASEESNADDANSESEADDVLNDEALE, encoded by the coding sequence ATGAATGAGCAAGAATTGTTAAATAAGGCTCAGCAGATTGTAGGAGATCTTTCGTCAATGATGAACATTGATGCAAAGATTACCTATGCTATTGAGGCTTCAGACGACGGTGACGCCAAAGTCATCAAGGTTGAGTTTGAAGGCGATGATTTGGGCTATATGATTGGCCAGCACGGTAGGCATCTAAAGGCCTTGCAGTATATTGTCAGCCTCTTGATAAATCGAGAGCTTGCGGACGGTGGAGATAGTACGGTGTATGTAAACGTCGATGTAGGTGGGTATAGAAGGTCGCGCTTCGACAAGATCGAGAGAATTGCTCTTCAGAAAGCTGAAGATGCAAGAATCCTTGGCGATTATGTTGATATGGAGCCTCTTCCACCAGCAGAGCGAAGGGTGGTTCATATGATTTTGTCACAGTTCCCTGATATCCGAACTGAGAGCCAGGGAGAAGCCCCAGATCGATTTGTGCGAATCATCCCAGTTATCGAGGGCGCTAGTGAGGAATCAAATGCAGATGACGCAAACAGTGAGTCTGAAGCGGACGATGTGCTGAATGACGAAGCATTAGAATAG